Genomic segment of Chitinivibrionia bacterium:
GTATTGCTGACTACCTGAACTTTTTCAAAAGGCAAAATACCGACAGCATCCATAAGATTTTTATCTATGGTAATACTGCCGATATACTCTAAATTTGCTTCCGTAACGGTTGCTTTAT
This window contains:
- a CDS encoding aspartate 1-decarboxylase, with the translated sequence MRWFLRSKIHKATVTEANLEYIGSITIDKNLMDAVGILPFEKVQVVSNT